GCGTGTCGAGCGGCGAATCGCCCCGGGTCGCCCGCAGTGCGGGGACCGTTTCGCTGCGGGCGAGCGCGGCATAGGCGGACGCGCCGAGCCGGTCGAGGAGCCCGTCCGCGGTGAAGGCGGCGGAGAGCAGGGCTTCGCGGAGCGCGGGGATACGGTCGGATGCGGGAAGGCTGGGCGTACTCACCCGCCCATTGTGTCCGCTTCCACCGACAACGGCAGCGGCCCGGCACCCATAAAGGGCGGCCGGGCCGCTGACCGGCGGTCCACCGAGGCGTTCCGCGTGCCGTGACTACGCCTTCTTGGTCGCCGAGGCGGACGGCGATGCCGTCTTCGAGGCCCCTGCGGACGGCGAGGCGGAGGCCGTCGGCTTCTGACAGCCCTTCTGCTTGGCCATCGCCTCACCGACCTCACCGGACTGGAGCTTCTTCAGCGCCTGGTCGCCATTGGTGCTGATCTTGTTCAGCTCGTCGGCGATGTCCTTGAGACCGTCGGCGAACTTCGCCTGGTCCTTCGTGTTGAGGGCGTCGACCTTCGTCTTCAGCTCGGCGTAGGCGACGGAGGAGGCGTTGAGCTCCTTCACGGCCTCCTTCTGCGTGGTCTCGCCGTCGTCGACGGGCGGCGGGCCCGCGGATTCCACGGCCGTGCCCAGCGCCTTGTACGCCTGCGAGATCTGCTGGAAGGCGGCCGAGTCGGTCGCCTGGACGTCCGCCGGCTTGCTGTTGTCCGCGGTCTGCTGCTGGATGGAGGCGTTGGCGTCCGCGATCTTCTGCAGCTGGGGCTGGACCTGGTCGCAGACCTCCTTGGCCCAGTCGTTGACCTTGTCGTCGCTGTCGTCGCTGCAGCCCGACAGCGTCAGTACGAGTACCGCACCGCCGGACAGTGCGGCTGCAAGCTTCTTGTTCACCGGATTGGGTCCCTTCCAAGGCTCTCGGCCCCGGAACTTACACGCCAAGTGGGCGACATTCTGGCGCCGGTCGTCCGATGTACGAGCTTTTGCAGCCATTTGCACCAAGGGAAATGAGGGAGATACAACTCACCCGAACGCTCGATCACGCGTATGGATACTCACCGGTAAGGGTGAAGTCCGCGAAGCACGACGGGCGGACGCCCCCTCAGAAGGGTTCGCCCACCCGCCGCTTGACCAGGTGCTGGGGACACGACTTACGGCCTCCGGGCCGCCCCGGGCCCGCCGGCCCGGCCGGTCCGGATCACGAAATGGCCGCCGGATCGGGCGACTTGGCGGAACGGCCGCCGTCGTCCCCGCCGCCACCCTCGTCCCCCGAACCGTCTTCGTCGCCCATGGCGATCCCGCGCCGCTTGGACACGTACACCGCGCCGACGATGACGACGATGGCGAACACCGCCACCACCGCCCGCACCCCGGCACTCGCGTCCTCCCCGTAACTGAACTGCACGACCGCCGGGGCGATGAGCAGCGCCACCAGGTTCATCACCTTGAGGAGCGGGTTGATCGCGGGCCCGGCCGTGTCCTTGAACGGGTCTCCGACCGTGTCGCCGATGACCGTCGCGGCATGGGCCTCGCTGCCCTTGCCGCCGTGGTGGCCGTCCTCGACGAGCTTCTTGGCGTTGTCCCACGCGCCACCGGAGTTGGCGAGGAAGACGGCCATGAGCGTGCCGGTCGCGATCGCGCCCGCGAGATACGAGCCGAGCGCCCCGACACCGAGACTGAAACCGACCGCGATCGGCGCCAGCACGGCGAGCAGTCCGGGCGTGGCCAGCTCGCGCAACGCGTCCTTGGTGCAGATGTCGACGACGCGCCCGTACTCCGGCTTCTCCGTGTAGTCCATGATCCCGGGGTGCTCGCGGAACTGCCGCCGCACCTCGTAGACCACGGCCCCGGCGGACCGGGACACCGCGTTGATGGCCAGGCCGGAGAAGAGGAAGACGACGGCCGCGCCGAGGATCAGCCCGACCAGGTTGTTGGGCTGCGAGATGTCCAGGCTCAGCCCCAGCTCACCCGCCTGGGCCCCCACGTCGTCGACCGCCGTGGCGATCGCGTCGCGGTACGAACCGAAGAGCGCCGCCGCCGCCAGAACGGCGGTGGCGATGGCGATGCCCTTGGTGATGGCCTTGGTGGTGTTGCCGACGGCGTCCAGGTCGGTGAGCACCTGGGCGCCTGCGCCCGTGACGTCGCCGGACATCTCGGCGATGCCCTGGGCGTTGTCGGACACCGGACCGAAGGTGTCCATGGCGACGATGACCCCGACCGTGGTGAGCAGACCGGTGCCGGCGAGCGCCACGGCGAAGAGCGCCAGCATCACCGACGTACCGCCCAGCAGGAACGCTCCGTAGACGCCGAGCCCGATCAGCAGCGCGGTGTAGACGGCGGACTCCAGGCCGATGGAGATACCGGCGAGCACCACGGTCGCCGGACCCGTCAGCGAGGACTTCCCGATGTCCCTGACGGGGCGGCGGTTGGTCTCCGTGAAGTAGCCGGTGAGCTGCTGGATCAGCGCGGCGAGCACGATGCCGATGGCGACGGCGACGAGGGCGAAGATCCGCGGATCGCCGCCGTGCGAGGAGATGGCGCTGTCGGTGACGCCGTCCAGTTCGGCGTACGAGGACGGGAGGTAGACGAAGACCGCCACCGCCACCAGGACGAGCGAGATCACCGCGGAGATGAAGAATCCGCGGTTGATGGCGGTCATCCCGCTGCGGTCGGCGCGCCGCGGGGCGACCGCGAAGATGCCGATCATCGCGGTGACCACGCCGATCGCCGGCACGATCAGGGGGAAGGCCAGTCCGGAGTCCCCGAACGCGGCCGAGCCGAGGATGAGTGCGGCGACGAGTGTCACGGCGTACGACTCGAACAGGTCGGCCGCCATGCCCGCGCAGTCCCCGACGTTGTCGCCCACGTTGTCGGCGATGGTGGCGGCGTTGCGCGGATCGTCCTCGGGGATGCCCTGTTCCACCTTGCCGACGAGGTCGGCGCCCACGTCGGCGGCCTTGGTG
The Streptomyces sp. NBC_00234 DNA segment above includes these coding regions:
- a CDS encoding small secreted protein, giving the protein MNKKLAAALSGGAVLVLTLSGCSDDSDDKVNDWAKEVCDQVQPQLQKIADANASIQQQTADNSKPADVQATDSAAFQQISQAYKALGTAVESAGPPPVDDGETTQKEAVKELNASSVAYAELKTKVDALNTKDQAKFADGLKDIADELNKISTNGDQALKKLQSGEVGEAMAKQKGCQKPTASASPSAGASKTASPSASATKKA
- a CDS encoding sodium-translocating pyrophosphatase, with protein sequence MAGFFNTPLAELTQYSAPSDRPTSLAAAVLTDGNRLIIIVVAVVAIAALVVAQLLVRQVLAAGEGTERMKEIAAAVQEGANAYLGRQLRTVGVFAVVVFFLLLLLPADDWSQRAGRSLFFLVGALFSAATGYIGMRLAVRSNVRVAAAAREATPEEGEPEKDLTAVSHKAMKIAFRTGGVVGMITVGLGLLGASCVVLVYAADAPKVLEGFGLGAALIAMFMRVGGGIFTKAADVGADLVGKVEQGIPEDDPRNAATIADNVGDNVGDCAGMAADLFESYAVTLVAALILGSAAFGDSGLAFPLIVPAIGVVTAMIGIFAVAPRRADRSGMTAINRGFFISAVISLVLVAVAVFVYLPSSYAELDGVTDSAISSHGGDPRIFALVAVAIGIVLAALIQQLTGYFTETNRRPVRDIGKSSLTGPATVVLAGISIGLESAVYTALLIGLGVYGAFLLGGTSVMLALFAVALAGTGLLTTVGVIVAMDTFGPVSDNAQGIAEMSGDVTGAGAQVLTDLDAVGNTTKAITKGIAIATAVLAAAALFGSYRDAIATAVDDVGAQAGELGLSLDISQPNNLVGLILGAAVVFLFSGLAINAVSRSAGAVVYEVRRQFREHPGIMDYTEKPEYGRVVDICTKDALRELATPGLLAVLAPIAVGFSLGVGALGSYLAGAIATGTLMAVFLANSGGAWDNAKKLVEDGHHGGKGSEAHAATVIGDTVGDPFKDTAGPAINPLLKVMNLVALLIAPAVVQFSYGEDASAGVRAVVAVFAIVVIVGAVYVSKRRGIAMGDEDGSGDEGGGGDDGGRSAKSPDPAAIS